From Pleurocapsa sp. PCC 7319:
TATTTTAATGGTCATCTAAATACAATAGTGGCTCTTGCTATTAGCCCCGATAATCAAACTTTACTAAGTTGTAGTGCCGATAAATCCCTCAAGATTTGGGATGTAAATAGAGGTAGAGAAACTCACAACATTTCTTTTTCTGCTGCCATGACTTGCATTGCATTTTCTCCTAATGGTCAAATATTTTGTAGTGGTGGTTTGGAGCCACAATTGAGAATTAGAGAAATTAAAAATGGGCAGGTAATTCGTTCAATTAATAATGACGGTGGCGTACTATCTTTAGCTTTTAGTCCCGACGGCAATTTGCTCGCTACAGGAGGTTTCAATCGTTGTCTTAAATTGTGGGATATAACTACAGGAAAAGAAATTTATACTCTTCAAGGACATTCAGATCGTGTATCAGCAGTCAACTTCAGTAGTGATGGCAAAACTCTCATCAGTGGTAGTTGGGATAAAACCATCAAGTTATGGAATCTAGTAACAGGAAAAAAAATAGCTAGTGTTACCGGACATACTAATAAAATTCATGCTATGGCGATTGCGCGGAGCGCACTGGCAAAGCCAATCGCCTCTGATAATCAAACTCTAATAAGTGGTAGTGCGGATCAGACGATTAAACTTTGGCGATATAATTTCTGACTATTGTCTAATTTTATCCATAAAACTAACACGGATATAAATTACCTAGGCGGAAGTAATGTATCAATTGTTTTAACTACTCGACAGGGATTGCCAACAGCAACTACTACTAGCTATCAACAAGTTAACCTAGACTGCTACTTCCCTCCCGTGATATCTATAAAAGAACCTGTAGTGTATGAAGCTTCAGCAGATAATAACCACAAAATTGCTGTTGCCACTTCAATTGCTTGACCACCTCTTTTCATAGGGATAAATTCTTTGACTCTCTCAATACGATCTGGTTCACCACCACTAGCATGAATTTCAGTGTCAATAAAACCAGGGCGCACAGCATTGACACGAATCCCTTCTTCAGCAACTTCTTTTGCCAAGCCAATCGTCATGGTGTCGATCGCTCCTTTTGAAGCAGCATAATCTACATATTCACCAGGAGAACCAAGGCGAGAAGCACCGGATGAAACATTAACAATAGCTCCTCCTGTACCACCGTGTTTGGTAGACATACGTTTTACAGCTTCTCTGGCACATAGAAAGCTGCCAATAATATTGGTAGCCAAGATTCGTTGCAGACGGTTAGCATCCATATTTTCAACCCGCATTTGCTGCTCTAAGATTCCGGCATTGTTGACTAGTGCTGTTACCGTTCCTAGTTGTCTGTCTACTGAATTAAAAAGAGCGATTACATCAGTCTCAGAAGCAACATCAGCAGAAAGAGCGATCGCTTTGTTTCCCAATTTTTTGATCCCATCAACAACTTTCTTGGCAGCCTCTTGATTACGAAGATAATTGACACAAACAGCATAACCTTTGTCGGCGGCAAGATAAGCAGTAGCGGCACCAATGCCACGACTCGCACCTGTAATTACAATAACTTTTTCCATCTTTCTAGAAGCTTTATAAACTACTTTTTATACTCAATCTCTATTAATAATTGCTTTAACGC
This genomic window contains:
- a CDS encoding SDR family oxidoreductase, producing the protein MEKVIVITGASRGIGAATAYLAADKGYAVCVNYLRNQEAAKKVVDGIKKLGNKAIALSADVASETDVIALFNSVDRQLGTVTALVNNAGILEQQMRVENMDANRLQRILATNIIGSFLCAREAVKRMSTKHGGTGGAIVNVSSGASRLGSPGEYVDYAASKGAIDTMTIGLAKEVAEEGIRVNAVRPGFIDTEIHASGGEPDRIERVKEFIPMKRGGQAIEVATAILWLLSAEASYTTGSFIDITGGK